The DNA region GCTGTGGCTGGGCGTGGCCGGTGGGCTGGCCATCTTCGGCCGGCACGGTAGGCGGTCGGCCGTGCTCGGCCTCGCGTCGATCGGACTCGCCTCGGCGACCGTCAACATCGGGGCGAAGCGACTGCGTCCCCGGTCCCGTCCGGATCGGCTCGCCGCCGGCGTCCCGACGGCCCGCCAGGTCCGGATGCCGGACTCGACGTCGTTCCCGTCGGGTCACTCCGCCTCCGCCTTCGCGTTCGCGGTCGCGGCCGGCGACGAACTTCCGCTGCTGTCCTTCCCGCTGCTCGTGCTCGCCACTGCGGTCGCCTACTCCCGGGTCCACACCGGCGTGCACTACCCCGGTGACGTGGTGACCGGGTCGCTCATCGGGTCGGTATGCGCGGGCGCGGTACGCGCTGCAGCCCGGCGGTCACGGCGCCGGTCGACCGGCGGCGGCGTACCGCAACCGTGACCGCGGCGCCGGTGAGCGCGCCGACGCCGAGGGCCGACGGCACGCCCACCTTGGCGGCCTTGCGGCCGGTGCGGAAATCCCGGATCTCCCAACCGGCCGTCCGCGCCTTGGCCCGCAGCACCGAATCGGGATTGACCGCGACCGGGCGGCCGACCAGCGACAGCATCGGCAGGTCGTTGACCGAGTCGCTGTACGCCGCGCAGCGGGTGAGGTCCAGGTGCTCACGCTCGGCCAGCGCCCGCACGGCCTCCGCCTTGGCCGGCCCGTGCAGCGGTTCACCGACCAGGTGCCCGGTGTAGACGCCGTCGCGCACCTCGGCCGCGGTGCCGAGGGCGCCGGTGAATCCGAGCCGGTGGGCGATCACGGACGCCAACTCGACCGGGGTCGCCGTGACCAGCCAGACCCGCTGGCCCACGTCGAGATGCGCCTGGGCGAGCGCGCGGGTGCCGGACCAGATCCGCTCCGCCATCAGGTCGTCGTAGATGTCCTCGGCGTGCCGGACGATCTCGTCGACCCGCTTGCCGGCGACGAAGGCCAGCGCCGCCTCCCGCGCCTGGAGCATGTCTCCGGTGCTCTCCCGGCCGCCGATCCGGAACTTCACCTGCTGCCAGGCGAACGCCGCGAGGTCGCGGGTATCGAAGAACTTGCGGGCGGCCAGGCCGCGGGCGAAGTAATAGATCGACGAGCCCATGATCATCGTGTTGTCGACGTCGAAGAACGCCGCCGCGGTGGGATCGATCGGTACGGCGGCGGCGACGTCGACCTCGGCGGCCGCCGCGGCGGCCTCGCCCGCGAGCACCGCACGCACTGCCCGGCCGTCGCGGGCACGGCGTGAGAGCGGCCACACGGCGCCGATCCTCCTCGGGTGTCACCGGCAGTAGGGCACCGCGACGGTAACCGATCGGTCCGCGGCGTGCTCAATCGGCGAAGCCGGCCAGTCGGTGCGGGCGGGTGAGGCCGGTCGCGAATGCCCGGATGCGATCGGGCCGCGGCGGGACGAACGGCCAGCCGGTGGTGTCGTACCGCTCCGCCCGCATCGCGTGGTGCAGGGTCAGCGCGTCGGTGACCATGCCGGTCAGAGCGATGCGCGCCGGCCAGGACAGATCCGCCAGGCGCGGAGCCGCGCTGGCCAGCAGGTAGTAGGCCCGGTGTGCCTGCGCCTCGACCGCCGCCCGCGTTGCCGCAAGGGCGGGGCGGGCGGTGAGTTCGTCGTCGCGCAGCCGTCGGGTGCTGAGTTCGTCCTGCGGCAGGTAGACCCGGCCGCGGTCGGCATCGACGCAGACCCGGCTCGACAGATCGAGCAACCGGGCCGCACTGCCCACGGTGGCGGCGAGATCGCCGTTACCGGGATCGTCGTCGCCGAGGGCACCGAGGGTGAGTTGCGCCAGCGGTGACCCCGAGAGTCGGCAGTAGCCGAGCAGATCGTCGAAGCAGGAGTAGTGGGTGATCAGCCGGTCCTGCCGGGCCGCGGAGATCAGCTGATGCAGCCAGGTGGTGGGCAGCCCGCGGCTCTTGGCCAGCCGACGGGTCCGGGCGATCGTCGGGTTGCGCGGATGCTTGCGGTCGAGGTCGTCCTCCAGCGCGTCGAGGAGGTCGGCCTGCAGGACGGCCGGCCGGTCCGGGACGCTCCGGACGAGGCCCACGTAGTCGTAGAGCGTGCGCAGGCGGCGGCGCTGCCACGGGGCAAGCAGCCCGGCGCCGGTCGGCAGCGGATCCGCGTCGGCGGTGAACCGGTCGAGCCGGACGTCCGGCGGGGATCCGGCGGGGCGCGATGGGATGCCCGCGTCGACGGGGAGACCAGGCTGGACCGGGACGGCGCTGACCACAGGCCCTCCTCACCGTGCGTCCTGCTCTTTCATACCTCTCCGGCCCCTCGGGCGGCGCCAGAGCGGCGAAACCGGAGCGGGGAAACAGGCGCCACCCGTGTGGTCCGCAGGTTCTTCACCCCGTCTGGGTGATTCGAGGCCCCCGCGGGTCGGGCGACGCTCAGGGAAACCGCAACGGAAGGCAGGCCATGGCTGACTACCCGCTCATCGCTGACCACGGGCTCATCGGTGACCTGCACACGGCGGCGCTGGTAACGACCGACGGCGAGATCGACTGGTTCTGCTCGCCGCGCTTCGACTCGCCGAGCGTCTTCGCGTCGCTGCTGGACAGGGAGAAGGGTGGCCGGTTCCGGATCGCCCCGGTGAACACCGACTACGTGAGCAAGCAGCTCTACCTGCCCGACACCGCCCTGCTGGTGACCCGCTTCATGTCGGCGGACGGGGTCGGCGAGGTCATCGACTTCATGCCGATCAGCGACGAGGAGCACGCGAGCGACAATCACCGCCTCGTCCGGGTGGTCCGGGTGGTGCGCGGGGAGATGCGCTTCGGATTCGAATGTGCTCCGCGATTCGACTTCGGCCGGCTCGAGCACGACGTCGAGATCACCGATGGGGGCGCGGTCTTCCGGGCAGGTGGTTCGAAGTTCACGCTGCACACCGGCGTATCGCTGCACCAGGACGGACGCGACGTCCGGGCGGAGGACACCCTCAAGTCCGGCGAGGTCCGGGGCATGATCCTCGAATCCGAGGCCGAGCAGCCGGCGCACCGGCCCAACCCGGCCGAGGTGTTCAAACTCTTCTGGGACACCGCCCGCTACTGGCGTGACTGGTTGGGCAAGTCGACCTACCGCGGTCGCTGGCGCGAGCAGGTGGCGCGCTCGGCCATGACGTTGAAGCTCATGACCTATGCACCGAGCGGTGGTCTCGTCGCGGCGCCGACCGCGGGACTGCCCGAGCAGGTGGGCGGGGAGCGCAACTGGGACTACCGCTACACCTGGGTGCGGGATGCGTCGTTCTCGGTGCAGGCACTGCTGGGTCTCGGATACACCGACGAGGCACGGGCATTCACCGACTGGCTGAGCGATCGGATCGGGGAGGAGTCCGGCGAAGGCGAGCGGCCCCTGAAGATCATGTACCGGGTGGACGGCTCCTCGGACCTGGTCGAGACGATCGTCAAGGATTTCGAGGGATACCGCGGCTCCAAGCCGGTCCGGCTCGGCAACGGT from Mycobacteriales bacterium includes:
- a CDS encoding phosphatase PAP2 family protein — protein: MKDVLRELDALDLAVYRAIAATPTPTLDVALGRLSNAANYSRLWLGVAGGLAIFGRHGRRSAVLGLASIGLASATVNIGAKRLRPRSRPDRLAAGVPTARQVRMPDSTSFPSGHSASAFAFAVAAGDELPLLSFPLLVLATAVAYSRVHTGVHYPGDVVTGSLIGSVCAGAVRAAARRSRRRSTGGGVPQP
- a CDS encoding HAD-IB family hydrolase: MWPLSRRARDGRAVRAVLAGEAAAAAAEVDVAAAVPIDPTAAAFFDVDNTMIMGSSIYYFARGLAARKFFDTRDLAAFAWQQVKFRIGGRESTGDMLQAREAALAFVAGKRVDEIVRHAEDIYDDLMAERIWSGTRALAQAHLDVGQRVWLVTATPVELASVIAHRLGFTGALGTAAEVRDGVYTGHLVGEPLHGPAKAEAVRALAEREHLDLTRCAAYSDSVNDLPMLSLVGRPVAVNPDSVLRAKARTAGWEIRDFRTGRKAAKVGVPSALGVGALTGAAVTVAVRRRRSTGAVTAGLQRVPRPRIPTR
- a CDS encoding squalene/phytoene synthase family protein, coding for MVSAVPVQPGLPVDAGIPSRPAGSPPDVRLDRFTADADPLPTGAGLLAPWQRRRLRTLYDYVGLVRSVPDRPAVLQADLLDALEDDLDRKHPRNPTIARTRRLAKSRGLPTTWLHQLISAARQDRLITHYSCFDDLLGYCRLSGSPLAQLTLGALGDDDPGNGDLAATVGSAARLLDLSSRVCVDADRGRVYLPQDELSTRRLRDDELTARPALAATRAAVEAQAHRAYYLLASAAPRLADLSWPARIALTGMVTDALTLHHAMRAERYDTTGWPFVPPRPDRIRAFATGLTRPHRLAGFAD
- a CDS encoding glycoside hydrolase family 15 protein; translation: MADYPLIADHGLIGDLHTAALVTTDGEIDWFCSPRFDSPSVFASLLDREKGGRFRIAPVNTDYVSKQLYLPDTALLVTRFMSADGVGEVIDFMPISDEEHASDNHRLVRVVRVVRGEMRFGFECAPRFDFGRLEHDVEITDGGAVFRAGGSKFTLHTGVSLHQDGRDVRAEDTLKSGEVRGMILESEAEQPAHRPNPAEVFKLFWDTARYWRDWLGKSTYRGRWREQVARSAMTLKLMTYAPSGGLVAAPTAGLPEQVGGERNWDYRYTWVRDASFSVQALLGLGYTDEARAFTDWLSDRIGEESGEGERPLKIMYRVDGSSDLVETIVKDFEGYRGSKPVRLGNGAADQLQLDIFGEALGCLFLADEQSGVIGSRGWAELSGMLNWLCEHWDQPDAGIWETRGGAQDFTYGRLMSWVAFDRAIRLANMHGWPGDVARWTSERDEIYRQIHSRGWSEKRKAFVQHYRTDVLDASLLLMPAVGFIAPTDPKWLSTLDAMDGELVSDSLVYRYDPSASPDGLQGSEGTFSICTFWYVDALTRSNRLEVARLTFEKMFTYANHLGLFAEEIGITGEQLGNFPQAFTHLALINAAINLDAALDRASGLMPASYDQAKDQIPGFRAAMTGVEARMQPVGSTNGGGVAPGNGNTAVGVAPQAGATSPNN